The following proteins are co-located in the Desulfoscipio sp. XC116 genome:
- a CDS encoding FadR/GntR family transcriptional regulator has product MDIKRKKRTRLYREIVLQIKQLIQEGSLAPGDQLLPERQLAEKLGVSRSALREALSALDSMGLIEITPGGGAYIRKIGVESVIEPLAGIMLKEKESVFDLLEARKILEVEIVKLAAERASKSDLYQIREAATDMYNDVQNNRNADESDVNFHLSIAQATQNSVLYDIMVMLSGLMKEAYGPSRRELLKGPIKIWCEQNFQMYEAIKNKDPKAAAQIIKEHLQIAEDELKRLMHVQENNGDQSV; this is encoded by the coding sequence ATGGATATCAAACGTAAAAAAAGGACCCGGCTTTATAGAGAAATAGTGTTGCAGATTAAACAGCTGATACAGGAGGGCTCACTGGCACCCGGTGATCAGTTGCTTCCGGAGAGGCAACTGGCGGAAAAACTGGGAGTGAGTAGGTCGGCGCTTAGGGAAGCCCTGTCTGCATTGGATTCTATGGGATTAATAGAGATAACTCCCGGTGGCGGGGCTTATATCAGGAAGATTGGCGTGGAAAGCGTGATTGAACCATTGGCCGGGATCATGTTAAAAGAAAAGGAAAGCGTTTTTGATTTACTTGAGGCCAGAAAGATATTAGAGGTGGAGATAGTCAAGCTGGCAGCTGAAAGAGCAAGTAAATCCGATCTCTACCAGATAAGGGAAGCAGCCACGGATATGTACAATGATGTTCAAAATAACCGCAATGCCGACGAGTCAGATGTGAATTTTCACCTTTCCATAGCTCAGGCTACGCAAAATTCGGTTTTGTATGACATAATGGTTATGTTATCCGGGTTGATGAAGGAAGCTTATGGGCCAAGTCGCAGGGAATTGTTAAAAGGCCCCATTAAGATATGGTGTGAGCAGAATTTTCAGATGTATGAAGCCATAAAGAATAAAGACCCTAAAGCTGCGGCTCAAATTATCAAGGAACATTTGCAAATAGCCGAAGATGAGCTTAAAAGGTTGATGCATGTTCAGGAAAACAACGGCGATCAATCTGTATAA
- a CDS encoding sodium-dependent transporter, which translates to MLGEQREEWSSRVSYILAAMSMAVGTGNIWRFPRMVAENGGGSFLIGWAIFLFLWSFPLVMLEMAMGRKTRMGTLGSFREFIGQKYTWMGAVIAWVTISITFYYSVLVGWTYKYAVLALSGTFNNKGLDTNLLYKTFTADATQTITFHFLAIVSTGIIVYFGVKKGIERASSILLPALIILLIVAVVKSLSLEGAMGGVAYMFTPDWSYLTKANTWLEALSQSAWSVGAGWGLYATYAIYTREKEDIAQNTFTAGFGNNSVELLAGLAIIPAVFALAPSPEYMHEAMSSGNYGLTFVYMAQLFTQMTGGLFMSIIFFVALAFAAVTTLIAMVELVTRILMDFGIERRKAIVWVVAVCFVMGIPSAISIDFLGNQDWVWGIGLLVGCMFYAIAAAKYGIEKIAKEEIDAVSDIKVAKYWMFTIKYCVPVIFVAFLSWWAYQSIIWYPDTWWNPKEIFGLGTIVVQVAFAVLVTRALNNWFNKKIKSPSDVLK; encoded by the coding sequence ATGTTAGGAGAACAACGTGAAGAATGGAGCAGCCGGGTTAGTTATATCTTAGCGGCTATGAGTATGGCTGTCGGCACCGGTAATATATGGCGTTTTCCAAGAATGGTTGCGGAAAATGGCGGGGGTTCGTTTTTAATTGGCTGGGCTATTTTCCTGTTTTTGTGGTCTTTCCCTTTAGTTATGCTGGAAATGGCCATGGGACGAAAAACAAGAATGGGTACCCTGGGTTCTTTTAGAGAATTTATCGGTCAAAAATACACCTGGATGGGTGCGGTCATTGCCTGGGTTACTATATCCATCACCTTTTACTATTCGGTACTGGTAGGTTGGACTTACAAATACGCCGTGCTGGCACTGAGCGGTACTTTTAACAATAAGGGGTTGGATACCAACCTTCTTTATAAAACTTTCACCGCCGATGCTACACAAACAATTACTTTCCATTTCCTGGCCATTGTTAGCACTGGAATAATTGTCTACTTTGGTGTAAAAAAGGGTATTGAAAGAGCTAGTTCAATATTGTTGCCTGCTCTGATTATTTTATTGATTGTTGCAGTGGTTAAATCGCTAAGCCTGGAAGGTGCCATGGGCGGTGTAGCTTATATGTTTACACCCGACTGGTCTTATTTAACCAAGGCCAATACCTGGCTGGAGGCGCTTTCTCAATCAGCCTGGTCCGTGGGAGCCGGCTGGGGTCTTTATGCCACTTATGCAATATATACCAGGGAAAAAGAAGATATAGCCCAAAACACGTTTACAGCCGGTTTTGGCAACAATAGCGTTGAGCTATTGGCCGGTCTGGCCATTATACCGGCGGTATTTGCGCTGGCACCTTCCCCGGAATATATGCATGAAGCGATGAGTTCCGGTAACTACGGTTTAACATTTGTTTATATGGCTCAATTGTTTACGCAAATGACCGGCGGTTTATTCATGAGCATTATATTCTTTGTGGCTCTCGCTTTTGCTGCCGTAACTACTTTGATAGCCATGGTGGAACTTGTTACCAGAATCCTGATGGATTTTGGTATAGAGCGGCGCAAGGCTATTGTTTGGGTGGTTGCTGTATGCTTTGTAATGGGTATTCCCTCGGCAATAAGCATTGACTTTTTAGGTAACCAGGATTGGGTCTGGGGTATCGGCCTATTGGTAGGATGCATGTTCTATGCCATAGCCGCCGCGAAATATGGCATAGAAAAGATAGCCAAAGAGGAAATTGATGCGGTTAGCGATATAAAAGTAGCCAAATACTGGATGTTCACTATTAAATATTGTGTTCCTGTAATATTTGTGGCGTTTTTGAGTTGGTGGGCTTACCAATCAATTATATGGTATCCGGATACCTGGTGGAACCCCAAGGAAATATTTGGTTTGGGAACCATTGTGGTGCAGGTTGCTTTTGCGGTATTGGTAACCCGTGCTTTGAACAATTGGTTTAATAAAAAAATTAAAAGCCCGTCGGATGTTTTGAAATAG
- a CDS encoding (2Fe-2S)-binding protein, whose protein sequence is MRIEQHPILDFEKGKKVKFLFDGKEMEGYEGEPIAAALHAAGVRVLSHSHKKNRPRGFYCAIGNCSSCLMTVDGTPNVRVCVEKLKEGMRVETQKGRGELIAKD, encoded by the coding sequence TTGAGAATTGAGCAGCACCCTATCTTGGATTTTGAAAAGGGTAAAAAAGTCAAGTTTCTTTTTGACGGCAAAGAAATGGAAGGATATGAGGGAGAGCCTATAGCTGCCGCTCTGCATGCAGCGGGGGTCAGGGTTTTAAGTCATAGTCATAAAAAGAACCGCCCCAGGGGCTTTTATTGCGCTATTGGCAACTGCTCATCATGCTTGATGACTGTTGATGGCACACCCAATGTGCGCGTATGTGTAGAAAAGCTTAAAGAAGGCATGCGCGTGGAAACGCAAAAGGGGAGAGGTGAGTTAATTGCTAAAGACTGA
- a CDS encoding NAD(P)/FAD-dependent oxidoreductase translates to MLKTDIVVIGAGPAGLNAAISAASMGAKVVIVERDDFVGGQLVKQTHKFFGSKEQYASIRGIDIAQILYEQIKGLNNITVQLGATVLGYFEDNAIMVEDKHGVTTIKADRYIIATGAAEKVLPFPNNDLPGIYGAGAVQTLTNVHGVLPGQRVLMVGSGNIGLIVSYQLMQAGVKVVGIVEAAPNIGGYLVHAAKIRRAGVPIYTSHTIKEAYGADAVKGAVIWRLDENWQPVEGSEKDIKADVICVAVGLTPLTELLWQAGCKMKFIPQLGGHVPVRDDNLMTDNPGIYVAGDVSGVEEASAAMVEGKLAGLTAAHSLGYAKDNYDELRDAAVKQLAGLRSGPAGEKIRSGIKMLVG, encoded by the coding sequence TTGCTAAAGACTGATATAGTTGTTATCGGCGCGGGACCGGCAGGCCTAAACGCGGCTATCAGCGCGGCTTCCATGGGAGCTAAGGTAGTAATTGTCGAGCGGGATGATTTTGTAGGCGGCCAATTAGTGAAGCAAACTCACAAATTTTTTGGTTCCAAGGAACAATATGCATCCATACGCGGTATTGATATAGCCCAAATTCTTTATGAACAAATTAAGGGGCTTAATAACATTACTGTGCAATTAGGCGCAACTGTTTTAGGATATTTTGAAGATAACGCCATTATGGTCGAGGATAAGCACGGTGTTACCACTATCAAAGCAGACAGATATATCATTGCTACCGGGGCGGCCGAAAAAGTGCTTCCCTTCCCGAACAATGATTTGCCCGGCATATACGGAGCCGGTGCGGTGCAAACATTAACCAATGTGCATGGTGTGTTGCCCGGTCAAAGAGTGCTTATGGTGGGGTCCGGAAACATTGGTTTGATAGTTAGTTACCAGCTGATGCAGGCGGGCGTTAAAGTAGTTGGTATCGTGGAGGCGGCTCCCAATATAGGCGGCTATCTTGTGCACGCCGCTAAAATCAGAAGAGCCGGTGTGCCTATTTATACTTCCCATACTATTAAAGAAGCGTATGGTGCCGATGCCGTCAAGGGTGCCGTTATCTGGCGGTTGGACGAAAACTGGCAGCCGGTTGAAGGCTCGGAAAAGGATATTAAAGCTGATGTTATTTGCGTTGCGGTAGGCTTAACTCCGCTGACGGAACTGCTCTGGCAGGCCGGCTGCAAAATGAAGTTTATACCCCAACTGGGGGGACATGTACCGGTCAGGGATGATAATTTAATGACCGACAATCCCGGTATATACGTAGCCGGTGATGTAAGCGGCGTGGAGGAAGCCAGTGCCGCTATGGTGGAAGGAAAGCTCGCCGGTCTCACGGCCGCACATAGCCTTGGCTATGCCAAAGATAACTATGACGAACTGCGTGACGCGGCTGTAAAGCAACTGGCCGGTCTGCGTTCCGGTCCTGCCGGAGAGAAAATACGCAGTGGTATAAAAATGTTGGTTGGTTAG
- a CDS encoding 4Fe-4S binding protein — MLIKTGVPTAEDISAVTPSQQRLAKGPVAMIECFQKIPCNPCYLSCRQGAIQEFADINDLPRIDESKCNGCGICVANCPGLAIFVVDYTYSDDEGLVKIPYEYLPVPGVDSEVTALDREGKAVGAARVVKVQRIKGQERTPVIWLAVPKELVMSVRNIRVGG, encoded by the coding sequence ATGCTTATTAAAACAGGTGTACCGACAGCGGAAGATATCAGCGCGGTTACCCCGTCCCAACAAAGATTGGCAAAGGGACCGGTGGCCATGATTGAATGTTTTCAAAAAATTCCTTGCAACCCGTGTTATTTATCCTGCCGGCAGGGAGCAATACAGGAATTTGCCGATATCAACGACCTTCCCCGGATAGATGAGAGTAAGTGTAACGGGTGTGGTATTTGCGTGGCTAATTGTCCGGGGCTGGCCATTTTTGTGGTGGATTATACCTACTCGGATGACGAGGGTTTAGTTAAAATTCCATATGAATACCTGCCCGTTCCCGGGGTGGACAGCGAGGTAACGGCCTTGGACCGGGAAGGGAAGGCGGTGGGTGCGGCACGGGTGGTTAAAGTACAGCGCATTAAAGGGCAAGAACGCACACCGGTTATCTGGCTGGCCGTGCCTAAGGAACTGGTAATGTCCGTTAGAAATATTAGGGTTGGGGGTTAG
- a CDS encoding (2Fe-2S)-binding protein, which produces MPDKTIVCRCEDLSLQEIRDLIDKGYKTIDELKRISRCGMGPCQGRNCRQIVAQEIAKATGQKLEDVQMPKFRPPVKPVELGKLLGGEEDA; this is translated from the coding sequence ATGCCTGATAAAACTATCGTCTGTCGTTGTGAAGACCTGAGCCTGCAAGAGATCAGGGATTTAATAGATAAAGGTTATAAAACTATTGATGAGCTTAAAAGAATAAGTCGTTGCGGCATGGGTCCATGCCAAGGCAGAAACTGCCGGCAAATAGTAGCCCAGGAGATTGCCAAGGCAACCGGACAAAAGTTGGAGGACGTACAAATGCCTAAATTCCGGCCGCCGGTAAAGCCTGTGGAGCTAGGTAAGCTGTTGGGTGGTGAAGAGGATGCGTAA
- a CDS encoding FAD-binding oxidoreductase, with translation MRKSANVVVIGGGIHGCSIAYNLAKKGFKDVVLLEKNHLASCGTGRSAAGIRHQFGTEINIRLAATSVKMMENLAEELDYPRGIDLMQGGYMMLAYTESQLEQFRENAEMQNSLMNAGTRILTVAEAAEIVKGLNTEGLLGASFNKRDGHIDPFHATQAYADAAKRLGVEIYTRTEVVDIKTGGGKVTGVVTDQGDVIDTGVVVNAAGPYGAIVGKMVGLDIPLYPERHHIAVTEPLEMFLPCMVISFTHGTYFKQTPHGSLLLGVGDPEHEVKDFNYESTWQFLKDVAQKNIYHLPILKKVKVVRTWAGLYDMTPDSQAILGKTDVGGFFLDIGWSGHGLQLGPVVGKIMAQVIAGETPDIDITVMSLDRFRTGKLIPEPACV, from the coding sequence ATGCGTAAGTCGGCTAATGTTGTTGTTATTGGCGGCGGTATCCACGGGTGTTCCATAGCTTATAACCTGGCAAAAAAAGGTTTTAAAGATGTGGTGCTGCTGGAAAAAAATCATCTGGCCAGTTGCGGTACGGGCCGTTCGGCAGCCGGTATCCGGCACCAATTCGGCACCGAAATCAACATTCGCCTGGCTGCCACCAGTGTTAAGATGATGGAAAATCTGGCGGAAGAACTGGATTATCCCCGGGGCATAGACCTCATGCAGGGCGGTTATATGATGCTGGCTTATACGGAAAGCCAGTTGGAACAGTTCCGAGAGAACGCGGAGATGCAAAATTCGTTAATGAATGCCGGAACCCGGATTTTAACCGTGGCTGAAGCGGCGGAGATTGTTAAGGGACTGAATACGGAAGGTCTTCTAGGCGCCTCATTTAATAAAAGAGACGGTCACATTGACCCGTTTCATGCCACCCAGGCTTATGCCGATGCAGCCAAACGATTGGGCGTGGAAATATACACCAGAACTGAAGTGGTGGATATAAAAACCGGCGGCGGTAAGGTTACCGGAGTAGTCACCGACCAGGGTGATGTGATTGATACCGGGGTCGTTGTTAATGCAGCCGGGCCTTATGGCGCTATAGTAGGTAAAATGGTGGGCCTTGACATACCGCTTTATCCGGAAAGGCACCATATAGCGGTCACAGAGCCGTTGGAAATGTTTTTACCCTGTATGGTCATCTCTTTTACCCACGGCACGTATTTTAAACAAACTCCCCACGGCAGCTTACTGTTGGGTGTAGGGGATCCCGAACACGAGGTTAAAGATTTCAATTATGAATCCACCTGGCAATTCCTCAAGGATGTAGCTCAAAAAAATATTTATCACTTGCCCATATTAAAGAAAGTTAAAGTGGTGCGGACGTGGGCCGGCCTTTATGATATGACACCGGATTCCCAGGCTATTTTAGGGAAAACCGATGTTGGCGGATTCTTCCTTGATATAGGATGGAGCGGTCACGGCCTGCAGCTGGGGCCGGTAGTAGGTAAAATAATGGCGCAGGTAATTGCCGGTGAAACACCGGATATTGATATAACAGTAATGAGTTTGGATAGGTTTAGAACCGGAAAATTGATTCCGGAACCGGCTTGTGTCTAA
- a CDS encoding Glu/Leu/Phe/Val dehydrogenase: protein MQINMMGVAAEMKETAWEIALIQLAEAAKIAGLSRETTEMLSEPQRVLIVNFPVRLENGSTKFFTGYRIHHNHALGQIQGGTRFSPDETLEDVKALALWMTVKNSLNGIPAGGGKGGVQCDPGTLTRQELERVCRAYIRAIAPLIGPGVDFPGADIGTGPDTQSWMLDEWEQIHSLRHEPSAISGKSIALGGSQGRSAATGLGVGLAVRETCRHTGRDIKKLSVAIQGYGKVGSWSARTLESFEAKIVAVSDVHGAIYREEGFSAAELDAYIKQNNTLAGIPGSTVINNEELLTCPCDVLVPAAVQGVITDNIAMDVKAQIIVEGANGPTTPSAEKILEKRGVLVVPDILANGGGTVIAYLERVQGIYGYYWVESEVHQKFDNLFTETFKVVYETSRQKGISMRMAAWVRALRRVEEAMIARGWTQA from the coding sequence TTGCAAATTAATATGATGGGGGTCGCTGCTGAAATGAAAGAAACGGCATGGGAAATAGCGCTCATACAACTGGCCGAGGCTGCCAAAATTGCCGGCTTAAGCCGGGAAACGACGGAAATGCTTAGCGAGCCGCAAAGGGTACTTATTGTTAATTTCCCTGTCAGATTGGAGAACGGGTCAACCAAGTTTTTTACCGGTTATCGGATACACCACAATCATGCTTTGGGGCAGATACAGGGCGGTACTCGTTTTAGCCCCGATGAGACATTGGAAGATGTTAAGGCGCTGGCGCTGTGGATGACGGTAAAGAATTCCCTTAACGGCATTCCGGCGGGTGGCGGTAAAGGCGGTGTTCAATGCGACCCCGGCACACTTACACGCCAAGAGTTGGAACGGGTATGCCGGGCTTACATCAGGGCTATTGCTCCCCTAATCGGCCCCGGCGTTGATTTTCCGGGTGCTGATATAGGTACCGGCCCGGATACGCAAAGTTGGATGCTTGACGAGTGGGAGCAAATTCATTCTTTGCGGCATGAGCCTTCGGCTATTAGCGGTAAATCTATTGCACTGGGCGGTTCACAGGGTAGATCCGCGGCCACGGGATTGGGCGTTGGCCTGGCCGTTCGGGAAACCTGCCGTCATACCGGCCGGGATATTAAAAAATTAAGTGTAGCTATTCAGGGATATGGCAAAGTAGGCTCTTGGTCCGCCCGTACGCTGGAGAGTTTCGAGGCTAAAATTGTGGCGGTAAGTGACGTTCATGGCGCGATTTACCGGGAAGAAGGATTTAGTGCGGCAGAACTGGATGCGTATATTAAACAAAATAATACACTGGCCGGCATACCCGGCTCAACTGTTATTAATAATGAAGAGCTTCTGACCTGCCCGTGCGATGTGTTGGTTCCCGCCGCCGTTCAAGGAGTTATTACAGATAATATTGCAATGGATGTAAAGGCCCAAATAATTGTTGAGGGAGCCAACGGGCCGACTACTCCCAGCGCTGAAAAAATTCTTGAAAAACGCGGTGTGCTGGTAGTGCCGGATATACTTGCCAATGGCGGGGGCACGGTAATTGCCTACCTGGAACGGGTTCAAGGTATTTACGGATACTACTGGGTGGAAAGTGAAGTGCACCAAAAGTTTGATAACTTATTTACAGAAACCTTTAAAGTTGTTTATGAAACATCCCGGCAAAAAGGCATTAGCATGCGTATGGCGGCATGGGTAAGAGCCTTGCGCAGGGTAGAGGAAGCTATGATAGCCCGAGGCTGGACTCAAGCTTAA
- a CDS encoding 2-oxoacid:acceptor oxidoreductase subunit alpha translates to MQTKLLQGNQAMAEAAIYAGARFYAGYPITPSSEIAEESARLLPKVGGVYVQMEDEIGSIGAIVGASLAGAKSYTATSGPGFSLMQENLGMAVMGEVPCVIINVQRSGPSTGLATKPSQSDIMQARWGRHGDQSIIALSPATVQECFTVTVKAFNFAEKYRVPVILNADEIVAHMRENFTMPAPGEIEVWDRKSPAAAPDQYRPFEPDDDGIAPLAAYGSDYVYHVTSSMHGYEGYSNNNPATAAWKIAHLHQKLERYRDEIVMTKSFDTDDADILLITCGSTTRAAREAALALRRQGVKAGVLQLITVWPFADEQVKSLGRNAKTVVVPEMNYSGQLAGEIQRILGPDKDIRRVNKYNGQIITPQDILTAIKPD, encoded by the coding sequence GTGCAAACAAAACTGTTACAGGGCAACCAGGCCATGGCGGAAGCGGCTATATACGCAGGCGCCAGATTTTACGCAGGGTACCCGATAACACCATCCTCCGAAATTGCGGAGGAAAGCGCCAGACTGCTTCCTAAAGTAGGCGGCGTCTATGTACAGATGGAGGATGAGATAGGCAGCATCGGTGCCATTGTCGGCGCATCGCTGGCCGGCGCCAAATCCTATACTGCCACCAGCGGTCCCGGATTTTCGCTGATGCAGGAAAACCTGGGCATGGCGGTAATGGGTGAGGTTCCTTGTGTTATAATCAACGTGCAGCGCTCGGGGCCGAGCACCGGTTTGGCTACCAAACCTTCCCAGTCCGATATTATGCAGGCCAGATGGGGGCGGCACGGTGACCAAAGCATCATTGCACTGTCGCCGGCAACGGTGCAGGAATGTTTTACCGTAACGGTAAAAGCTTTTAACTTTGCCGAAAAATATCGGGTACCGGTGATACTTAACGCCGATGAAATAGTTGCCCACATGCGGGAGAATTTTACCATGCCGGCCCCGGGCGAGATTGAAGTGTGGGACAGAAAATCACCCGCGGCAGCACCGGATCAATATAGACCTTTTGAGCCGGATGACGATGGTATTGCTCCGCTGGCGGCTTACGGCAGTGATTATGTATACCATGTTACCAGTTCCATGCATGGTTATGAAGGTTACAGCAATAACAATCCGGCCACGGCTGCCTGGAAAATAGCACATTTACATCAGAAGCTGGAACGTTATCGCGATGAAATAGTGATGACCAAGTCTTTCGATACGGATGATGCCGATATTCTGCTGATAACCTGCGGTTCCACTACCAGGGCGGCTCGTGAGGCGGCACTTGCCTTGCGCAGGCAAGGTGTGAAGGCAGGTGTGCTGCAGCTAATTACGGTATGGCCTTTTGCTGATGAACAGGTCAAGTCGCTGGGCAGAAACGCCAAAACAGTTGTGGTGCCCGAGATGAACTATAGCGGTCAATTAGCCGGTGAAATTCAAAGGATACTGGGTCCCGACAAAGATATCAGGCGGGTTAATAAATATAACGGGCAGATAATTACTCCACAGGATATTCTGACGGCAATTAAACCTGACTAA
- a CDS encoding thiamine pyrophosphate-dependent enzyme, with amino-acid sequence MSHATGIKYLKKDCLPLMWCSGCGHGTVLGAMLRAFEELGYENNNTVVVTGIGCWGKADDYLLTNALHVTHGRALAFATGVKAYNPKLNVVVLMGDGDGVTIGGNHFIHAARRNIDVTAIIVNNLNYGMTGGQCSGTTPAGSYTSTTLYGNPEREIDVCALAEAAGANYVARGTVYHGMQLKNHIKEALNKKGFSLVEVVGPCPTQFGKKNQMKKPVDMLRWLKEKGVSKEKYNKLDNPQGEGYFVIGKLVDKDAPDFNTRYDEIRARAMGL; translated from the coding sequence GTGTCACATGCTACGGGCATAAAGTATTTAAAAAAGGATTGCTTGCCACTGATGTGGTGTTCAGGCTGCGGTCACGGCACGGTACTGGGTGCTATGCTGCGTGCTTTTGAGGAACTTGGCTATGAGAATAATAATACCGTGGTAGTAACCGGTATTGGTTGTTGGGGGAAGGCGGATGATTACCTCTTGACCAATGCCCTCCATGTAACCCATGGCCGCGCACTGGCCTTTGCCACGGGGGTTAAAGCATATAATCCCAAACTGAATGTTGTGGTTCTGATGGGTGACGGTGACGGCGTTACCATAGGAGGCAACCACTTTATCCATGCTGCGCGGAGAAATATTGACGTAACAGCTATAATTGTAAACAACCTGAATTATGGCATGACCGGCGGACAATGTTCAGGTACTACACCCGCGGGCAGTTATACCAGCACGACTCTTTATGGCAACCCGGAACGGGAAATAGATGTCTGTGCACTGGCTGAAGCAGCCGGGGCCAATTACGTGGCCAGAGGTACGGTTTATCACGGTATGCAGTTAAAAAATCATATAAAAGAAGCTCTAAATAAAAAAGGCTTTTCCTTAGTTGAAGTGGTAGGTCCCTGCCCAACCCAATTCGGCAAAAAGAATCAAATGAAAAAGCCGGTGGATATGCTAAGGTGGCTTAAAGAAAAAGGTGTAAGCAAAGAGAAATATAACAAATTGGACAACCCGCAAGGTGAAGGATATTTTGTGATCGGTAAACTGGTAGATAAAGACGCTCCCGATTTTAATACCCGGTATGACGAAATCAGAGCCAGAGCAATGGGTTTATAA
- a CDS encoding 2-oxoacid:acceptor oxidoreductase family protein, whose translation MKGKFEIIMAGSGGQGLVSCGIVLAEAAIIEGQNAVQTQSYGIASRGGFSKSEVIISQDEIIFQQVQEPDVILALTEQAMEMYAGKQNNIPVFYDSTLLKAREGENLFGFPFTELANKLGHVGTANTIALGAMAAKTGMVKVESLVQVLKNRFSGKVADMNVNALSKGVELVKNS comes from the coding sequence TTGAAGGGTAAATTTGAAATCATCATGGCCGGTTCCGGTGGTCAGGGGCTGGTATCTTGCGGCATAGTACTGGCTGAGGCGGCTATTATAGAAGGACAAAACGCGGTGCAAACCCAATCGTACGGCATAGCCAGCCGGGGTGGCTTCTCTAAATCAGAAGTCATTATCAGTCAAGATGAAATTATTTTTCAGCAAGTACAAGAACCGGACGTGATACTCGCCCTCACTGAGCAGGCTATGGAAATGTATGCCGGTAAGCAAAACAATATACCGGTATTTTATGATTCCACTCTTTTGAAAGCCCGCGAGGGAGAGAACTTGTTTGGTTTTCCTTTTACCGAATTGGCCAACAAGCTGGGACATGTAGGTACGGCCAATACCATAGCGCTGGGTGCCATGGCCGCTAAAACCGGCATGGTCAAAGTGGAAAGCCTGGTTCAAGTGCTAAAGAATAGATTTTCCGGTAAAGTGGCCGACATGAATGTAAATGCACTTTCCAAGGGTGTTGAGCTGGTAAAAAACAGTTAA
- a CDS encoding 4Fe-4S dicluster domain-containing protein codes for MKKNDKYIVEVNTAVCKGCGYCKEVCVQKVFETSEKFNTLGYLPNVAAHVDKCIGCLRCLYVCPDFAIIINEIANEGEPACQ; via the coding sequence ATGAAAAAGAATGATAAATATATAGTGGAAGTTAACACCGCCGTATGTAAAGGGTGCGGTTATTGCAAAGAAGTTTGTGTACAGAAGGTATTTGAAACCTCGGAGAAATTTAATACTCTGGGGTATCTACCCAATGTGGCGGCACATGTAGATAAGTGTATCGGTTGTCTCAGGTGCCTCTATGTATGCCCTGATTTTGCAATCATCATTAACGAAATAGCAAATGAAGGTGAGCCGGCATGTCAATAA